A genomic region of Parus major isolate Abel chromosome 14, Parus_major1.1, whole genome shotgun sequence contains the following coding sequences:
- the NAA60 gene encoding N-alpha-acetyltransferase 60 encodes MTEEVPPTALTDVNLRLLCHDDIDTVKQLCGDWFPIEYPDSWYRDITSNKKFFSLAATYRGSIVGMIVAEIKSRTKVHKEDGDILASNFPVDTQVAYILSLGVVKEFRKHGIGSLLLESLKDHISTTAQDHCKAIYLHVLTTNNTAINFYENRDFKQHHYLPYYYSIRGVLKDGFTYVLYINGGHPPWTIFDYLQHIGSTLASLSPCSIPQRIYRQAQSLLCSLLPWSGISAKSSIEYSRTM; translated from the exons ATGACAGAGGAGGTGCCCCCGACTGCACTGACGGATGTGAACCTGCGCCTGCTCTGCCACGATGACATAGACACAGTGAAACAGCTCTGTGGAGACTGGTTCCCAATAGA GTACCCTGACTCATGGTACCGAGATATCACTTCCAACAAGAAGTTCTTTTCCCTCGCAGCCACATACAGAGGCTCCATCGTGGGGATGATCGTGGCAGAGATCAAGAGCAGGACAAAGGTGCACAAAGAG GATGGAGATATCCTAGCTTCCAACTTTCCTGTGGACACTCAAGTTGCTTACATCCTAAGTCTTGGAGTGGTGAAGGAGTTCAGAAAGCATGGAATAG GTTCCCTCTTGCTTGAGAGTCTGAAAGATCACATTTCCACCACTGCCCAGGACCACTGCAAAGCCATCTACCTGCATGTGCTCACCACCAACAACACAGCAATAAACTTCTATGAAAACAGAGACTTTAAACAGCACCACTATCTCCCCTATTACTATTCCATCCGAGGGGTCCTCAAAGATGGCTTCACCTACGTCCTGTACATCAACGGTGGGCACCCACCCTGGACAATCTT TGACTACCTACAGCACATTGGCTCCACACTGGCCAGCCTGAGCCCGTGCTCCATTCCCCAGAGGATATACAGACAAGCCCAGAgcctcctctgcagcctcctgccctgGTCTGGCATTTCTGCCAAGAGCAGCATCGAGTACAGCCGGACAATGTGA